From the genome of Mycetocola spongiae, one region includes:
- a CDS encoding replication-associated recombination protein A: protein MASSSTGLHSGSVPLAVRMRPRTLDEVAGQRHLLRPGSPLVSLAHSNSGDKGSVSVILWGPPGTGKTTIAQTIAHSSGRRFVELSAVTAGVKDVREVMSEAMTSRDLYGLSTVLFLDEIHRFTKAQQDALLPGVENGWVILVAATTENPSFSVISPLLSRSLLLTLEQLSDEDLGVLIDRAVVDRRGLGDRFILTADARAAIIRLASGDARRALTALEAASVSADSLQMLSASGGADPAAEEGVLDFGALAAEDAEEEDPEEGEHLSAEPAAEETGEEAAGEETAVAGEAAEVPVAEAIHNPENKPIITAEIVGSAVDRALLRYDRNGDEHYDVISAFIKSIRGSDVDAALHYLARMIEAGEDPRFIARRIIISAAEDVGLADPQALVIANAAADAVAFIGMPEGRIPLSEAVIYLATAAKSNAAYLAIDAAIADVRAGDFGRVPKPIRDAHYAGAKRLGHGQGYKYPHDAELGVLAQQYLPDELVDRVYYRPTPHGNERDLRSRLSKIMRIVRGK, encoded by the coding sequence ATGGCCTCCTCCTCCACCGGATTGCATTCCGGCAGCGTTCCCCTCGCGGTGCGCATGCGTCCGCGCACGCTTGATGAGGTGGCCGGCCAGCGCCATCTGCTGCGCCCCGGCTCGCCCCTGGTGAGCCTCGCGCACTCCAATTCCGGAGATAAGGGCTCGGTCTCAGTGATTCTCTGGGGTCCCCCGGGCACCGGCAAAACCACCATCGCGCAGACCATCGCTCATAGCTCGGGCCGCCGCTTTGTGGAGCTCTCCGCCGTGACCGCCGGGGTGAAGGACGTGCGCGAGGTCATGTCCGAGGCCATGACCAGCCGCGATCTTTATGGCCTCTCCACCGTGCTGTTCCTCGACGAGATCCACCGCTTCACCAAGGCGCAACAGGATGCCCTGCTGCCCGGGGTGGAAAACGGCTGGGTCATTCTGGTGGCGGCCACCACCGAGAATCCCTCGTTTTCCGTGATCTCCCCGCTGCTCTCGCGCTCGCTCCTGCTCACCCTGGAACAGCTCTCCGATGAGGATCTCGGTGTGCTGATCGACCGGGCCGTGGTGGATCGCCGCGGCCTGGGCGATCGCTTCATCCTCACGGCCGATGCCCGGGCGGCCATCATTCGCCTGGCCTCGGGTGACGCCCGCCGCGCCCTCACTGCGCTGGAGGCGGCCTCGGTCTCCGCCGATTCCCTGCAGATGCTCTCGGCCTCGGGCGGGGCCGATCCCGCCGCCGAGGAGGGTGTGCTCGATTTTGGTGCCCTCGCCGCCGAGGACGCCGAGGAGGAAGACCCCGAAGAGGGCGAGCACCTCTCCGCGGAGCCCGCGGCAGAGGAAACCGGGGAAGAAGCGGCCGGCGAAGAAACGGCCGTAGCGGGGGAGGCCGCGGAGGTTCCCGTCGCCGAGGCGATCCATAACCCCGAGAATAAACCCATCATCACCGCCGAGATCGTGGGCTCCGCCGTGGACCGCGCACTGCTGCGCTATGACCGCAACGGCGATGAGCACTACGACGTCATCAGCGCCTTTATTAAATCCATCCGCGGCTCCGATGTTGACGCCGCGCTGCACTATCTGGCGCGCATGATCGAGGCCGGCGAAGACCCGCGCTTCATCGCCCGGCGCATCATCATCTCCGCCGCCGAGGACGTGGGCCTCGCCGATCCGCAGGCGCTGGTCATTGCCAATGCCGCGGCCGATGCCGTGGCCTTTATCGGCATGCCCGAGGGGCGCATTCCCCTCTCCGAGGCCGTGATCTATCTGGCCACCGCCGCCAAGTCCAATGCGGCCTATCTTGCCATCGACGCCGCCATCGCCGATGTGCGGGCGGGCGATTTTGGGCGTGTGCCCAAGCCCATCCGCGATGCCCACTATGCCGGGGCCAAGCGCCTGGGGCACGGTCAGGGATATAAATATCCGCACGATGCCGAACTGGGTGTGCTCGCGCAACAGTATCTGCCCGATGAGCTGGTGGACCGCGTGTACTACCGCCCGACCCCACACGGCAATGAGCGCGACCTGCGTTCGCGGCTGAGTAAGATCATGCGGATCGTGCGCGGCAAATAG
- a CDS encoding RelA/SpoT family protein — MTETHSANASLRRLVPRIFSKAQPAGAVDRLVRTARAQHPKADISVIERAYTVAERAHRGQKRQSGEPYVTHPVAVAQILADLGLGPKTLAAALLHDTVEDTDYTLDQLRGDFGDEIAMLVDGVTKLDKVKYGDAAQAETVRKMIVAMSKDIRVLIIKLADRLHNARTWGFVPPEKSTRKATETLEIYAPLAHRLGIQTIKWELEDLSFAVLYPKIYAEIESLVKERTPKREEFVQQVINEVSTDLRSAKIRGKVMGRPKQYYSIYQKMILRGREFDDIYDLVGIRVIVNSVRDCYAVLGAIHARWTPIPGRFKDYIATPKFNLYQSLHTTVIGPGGKSVELQIRTQEMHEHAEYGVAAHWAYKERQGGNKVEAPRATGTDMAWLKHISDWQEETADPGEFLDSLRFEIGAKEVYVFTPKGRVVGLPAGATPVDFAYAVHTEVGHRTMGSKVNGRLVPLETELSSGDVVEVFTSKNPDSGPSQDWLSFVKSTRARNKIRQWFTKERRDEAIEQGKDAIARAMRKQNLPLQKLMDRDSFAEVAAQMRYEDVSALYAAVGEGHVSTQSVLEKVASLLQGDADAQDHAIEFPMRGRIRPTEHSDSGVLVRGAADILVKLAKCCTPVPGDEIVGFVTRGSGVSVHRADCHNVQSLLQEPDRMIDVAWAATSKSVFMVQIQVEALDRSGLLSDVTRVLSEHHVNILSANVSTSSNRLAISRFVFEMGDTTHLDRVLNAVRRIDAVYDVYRVTGG, encoded by the coding sequence ATGACCGAGACCCATTCGGCTAATGCTTCGCTGCGGAGGCTGGTCCCGCGGATCTTTTCCAAGGCTCAGCCTGCCGGTGCCGTGGATCGCCTTGTGCGCACGGCTCGGGCCCAGCATCCCAAGGCGGATATCTCCGTAATTGAGCGGGCCTATACCGTGGCCGAGCGCGCGCATCGCGGGCAGAAGCGGCAGAGCGGCGAGCCCTATGTGACCCATCCGGTGGCGGTGGCGCAGATTTTGGCGGATCTGGGGCTGGGCCCGAAGACGCTTGCGGCGGCGCTGCTGCACGATACGGTTGAGGACACCGACTATACGTTGGATCAGCTGCGCGGCGATTTTGGTGACGAAATCGCGATGCTCGTGGATGGCGTGACGAAGCTGGATAAGGTGAAATACGGTGATGCCGCGCAGGCGGAGACCGTGCGGAAGATGATCGTGGCGATGTCCAAGGACATCCGCGTGCTCATCATTAAGCTTGCCGACCGGCTGCATAATGCGCGCACCTGGGGTTTTGTGCCCCCGGAGAAGTCCACGCGTAAGGCCACCGAGACGCTGGAGATTTACGCACCCCTTGCGCATCGCCTGGGTATTCAGACCATTAAGTGGGAGCTTGAGGATCTGTCCTTTGCGGTGTTGTATCCGAAGATTTATGCGGAGATTGAATCCCTCGTTAAGGAGCGCACGCCCAAGCGCGAGGAGTTTGTGCAGCAGGTCATTAACGAGGTTTCCACCGATCTGCGTTCCGCGAAGATTCGCGGAAAGGTGATGGGCCGGCCCAAGCAGTATTATTCGATCTATCAGAAGATGATCCTGCGCGGCCGCGAGTTTGACGATATTTATGACCTCGTGGGTATCCGCGTGATCGTGAATTCTGTGCGGGATTGTTATGCGGTTTTGGGTGCGATTCACGCGCGCTGGACGCCGATCCCCGGGCGGTTTAAGGACTATATCGCCACGCCCAAATTTAACCTGTATCAGTCGCTGCACACCACGGTGATTGGCCCGGGTGGTAAATCGGTGGAGCTGCAGATTCGCACCCAGGAGATGCACGAACACGCCGAATACGGTGTGGCCGCGCACTGGGCGTATAAGGAGCGCCAGGGCGGCAATAAGGTGGAGGCGCCGCGCGCCACGGGCACCGATATGGCGTGGCTGAAGCATATTTCGGATTGGCAGGAGGAGACCGCGGATCCGGGGGAGTTCCTGGACTCGCTGCGCTTTGAGATTGGCGCCAAGGAGGTCTACGTCTTCACGCCGAAGGGCCGCGTGGTGGGGCTGCCCGCGGGGGCCACGCCGGTGGACTTTGCCTATGCGGTACATACCGAGGTGGGCCATCGCACGATGGGTTCGAAGGTGAACGGCCGGCTTGTGCCGCTCGAGACGGAGCTCAGCTCGGGCGATGTTGTGGAGGTCTTTACCTCGAAGAACCCGGATTCCGGGCCAAGCCAGGACTGGCTGAGCTTTGTGAAGAGCACCCGGGCGCGTAATAAGATCCGGCAGTGGTTTACGAAGGAACGCCGCGATGAGGCGATCGAGCAGGGCAAGGATGCCATTGCGCGGGCGATGCGGAAGCAGAATCTGCCGCTGCAGAAGCTGATGGATCGGGATAGCTTTGCCGAGGTGGCCGCCCAGATGCGTTATGAGGACGTATCGGCGCTTTATGCGGCCGTGGGTGAGGGGCATGTCTCCACGCAGTCGGTTTTGGAGAAGGTGGCCTCGCTGTTGCAGGGCGATGCCGATGCGCAGGATCACGCCATCGAGTTTCCGATGCGCGGGCGGATTCGTCCCACGGAGCACAGCGATTCGGGTGTGCTGGTGCGCGGTGCCGCCGATATTTTGGTGAAGCTGGCCAAGTGTTGCACGCCCGTGCCGGGGGATGAGATTGTGGGCTTTGTGACCCGCGGCTCGGGTGTATCGGTGCACCGCGCCGATTGCCACAACGTGCAGTCGTTATTGCAGGAGCCCGATCGGATGATCGATGTAGCCTGGGCGGCCACGTCGAAGAGCGTGTTTATGGTGCAGATTCAGGTGGAGGCGCTGGATCGTTCGGGCCTGCTCTCGGATGTGACCCGCGTGCTGAGCGAGCATCATGTGAATATCCTCTCCGCGAATGTGTCTACGTCGAGCAACCGCCTGGCGATAAGTCGCTTTGTATTTGAGATGGGTGATACCACCCATCTGGATCGTGTACTGAATGCCGTGCGCCGCATCGACGCCGTTTATGACGTCTACCGGGTGACCGGCGGCTAG
- the rpsD gene encoding 30S ribosomal protein S4: MSTKSRTRSKTRLSRALGIPLTPKAAKYLEKRPYAPGEHGRSKRKADSDYAVRLREKQRLRAQYGIREKQLKIAFEEARRTSGLTGENLVELLEVRLDALIVRAGFARTTAQARQLIVHRHILVDGQLVDRPSFRVKPGQTMHVKPKSEGLEVFQVAAAGAHQDVLPKVPAYLDVEIDKLQARLERKPKRAEVPVTCEVQLVVEYYAAR; this comes from the coding sequence GTGTCTACTAAGTCACGTACCCGTAGCAAGACGCGCCTCTCGCGCGCACTTGGCATCCCCCTCACTCCGAAGGCCGCCAAGTACCTCGAGAAGCGTCCCTACGCACCCGGCGAGCACGGTCGTAGCAAGCGTAAGGCTGACTCCGACTATGCAGTTCGTCTCCGGGAGAAGCAGCGTCTGCGCGCCCAGTATGGCATCCGCGAGAAGCAGCTCAAGATCGCCTTCGAAGAGGCTCGTCGTACTTCCGGTCTGACCGGTGAGAACCTCGTAGAGCTCCTCGAGGTGCGTCTCGACGCTCTGATCGTTCGTGCCGGGTTCGCCCGCACCACCGCTCAGGCTCGTCAGCTGATTGTGCACCGTCACATTCTGGTTGATGGCCAGCTCGTTGACCGTCCGTCCTTCCGCGTTAAGCCGGGACAGACCATGCACGTCAAGCCGAAGTCCGAGGGCCTCGAGGTCTTCCAGGTTGCCGCCGCAGGCGCACACCAGGATGTTCTCCCCAAGGTTCCGGCCTACCTGGACGTCGAGATTGACAAGCTGCAGGCCCGCCTGGAGCGCAAGCCCAAGCGTGCCGAGGTCCCCGTGACCTGTGAAGTACAGCTGGTTGTTGAGTACTACGCGGCTCGCTAA
- a CDS encoding peptidylprolyl isomerase: MAAHKNEDRAAREARDRLRAYQARQSVHAHDVRRRKRDNWIAAGVIVVLVGAAIGIQLAVNPLAPSPEAGPSPSPSPSDSSAVPSKDLAEDRTWTGDMVINGDALGVELDGAAAPQAVSSFLSLSQNDFYNDLSCHRLVNNPGTDGAAGFHVLQCGDPAGNGTGGPGYSFGPIENAPEDEFYPAGTIAMARSGNDAASNGSQFFIVFADTRIPNDQAGGYTVMGKITTGLDALNANVTGMETTTSADGATDVPVSPITIESITLK, translated from the coding sequence GTGGCTGCCCATAAGAATGAGGACCGCGCCGCGCGCGAGGCCCGCGACCGCCTGCGCGCATATCAGGCACGTCAGTCCGTTCACGCCCATGACGTGCGTCGCCGCAAGCGGGATAACTGGATCGCCGCGGGGGTCATTGTGGTCCTGGTGGGTGCCGCGATCGGCATCCAGCTGGCCGTGAACCCGCTTGCGCCCTCGCCCGAGGCCGGCCCCAGCCCCTCGCCCTCCCCGAGCGATTCCTCCGCGGTACCCAGCAAGGACCTGGCCGAGGACCGCACCTGGACCGGCGATATGGTGATTAACGGCGATGCCCTCGGCGTGGAGCTGGACGGCGCCGCGGCACCGCAGGCGGTGTCCTCGTTCCTCTCGCTCTCCCAGAACGATTTTTATAATGACCTTTCGTGCCACCGCCTGGTGAATAACCCCGGCACGGACGGCGCGGCCGGCTTCCACGTGCTGCAGTGTGGCGACCCCGCGGGAAACGGCACCGGTGGACCCGGCTATAGCTTTGGCCCGATCGAGAACGCCCCCGAGGACGAGTTTTATCCCGCCGGCACCATCGCGATGGCCCGGAGCGGAAACGATGCCGCAAGTAACGGCAGCCAGTTTTTCATCGTATTTGCCGATACCCGGATCCCCAATGACCAGGCCGGCGGCTATACCGTGATGGGCAAGATCACAACCGGACTGGACGCGCTGAACGCAAATGTCACCGGAATGGAGACCACAACGTCGGCGGATGGGGCGACCGACGTCCCCGTGTCCCCGATTACCATTGAATCCATTACCCTGAAATAA
- a CDS encoding DUF349 domain-containing protein, whose amino-acid sequence MSTSEQQPWGRVDDSGTVFVREGEQWREVGQYPDGTAEEALAYFERKYTDLAGQVTLLEQRAKRGAPAADIKKAVAKLREELTEAKAVGDLEALVARVGVLDEAVGELTEQQSEAAKAELDQAIADRTVIVLQAETIAAQDPAKTQWKQSTEQMAELFAAWQKHQQDGPKLAKNVANDLWKRFRSARSTVDANRRAFFADLDAVHKEARTKKQALIAEAEALIPRGAEATTAYRKLLDDWKLSGRAGKRQDDALWAKFKAAGDAIYQAKAEVDALDDAEYQANLEKKLALLEEAKPLLEVEDREQLRSGLLNIQRQWDEIGKVPRDKIRTVEDGLRAIETRLRKMDDEFWAKNNPETKARTEGLAGQLNEAIAKLESELAAAQATGDAKKIAKATEALEARKAWLNVLG is encoded by the coding sequence GTGTCAACTTCCGAACAGCAACCGTGGGGTCGAGTAGACGATTCCGGTACCGTTTTCGTCCGTGAGGGCGAGCAGTGGCGCGAGGTTGGTCAATATCCCGACGGCACCGCCGAAGAGGCCCTGGCCTATTTCGAGCGCAAATACACCGATCTGGCCGGCCAGGTCACCCTGCTGGAGCAGCGCGCCAAGCGCGGTGCCCCCGCGGCCGATATCAAGAAGGCCGTGGCCAAGCTCCGCGAGGAGCTCACCGAGGCCAAGGCCGTGGGCGACCTCGAGGCCCTCGTGGCCCGTGTGGGTGTGCTCGACGAGGCCGTGGGTGAGCTCACCGAGCAGCAGAGCGAGGCCGCCAAGGCCGAACTGGATCAGGCCATCGCCGACCGCACGGTCATCGTGCTTCAGGCCGAGACCATCGCCGCCCAGGACCCCGCCAAGACGCAGTGGAAGCAGTCCACCGAGCAGATGGCCGAGCTCTTTGCCGCCTGGCAGAAGCACCAGCAGGACGGCCCGAAGCTCGCCAAGAACGTCGCCAACGACCTCTGGAAGCGCTTCCGTTCCGCCCGCTCCACCGTGGACGCCAACCGTCGCGCGTTTTTTGCCGACCTGGATGCCGTGCATAAGGAGGCCCGCACCAAGAAGCAGGCCCTGATCGCCGAGGCCGAGGCCCTGATCCCCCGCGGCGCGGAGGCCACCACGGCCTACCGCAAGCTGCTGGATGACTGGAAGCTCTCGGGTCGCGCCGGCAAGCGTCAGGACGACGCCCTGTGGGCCAAGTTTAAGGCCGCCGGAGACGCCATCTACCAGGCCAAGGCCGAGGTGGACGCCCTGGATGACGCCGAGTATCAGGCCAACCTGGAGAAGAAGCTGGCTCTCCTGGAGGAGGCCAAGCCGCTGCTCGAGGTCGAGGATCGTGAGCAGCTGCGTTCGGGTCTGCTGAATATTCAGCGCCAGTGGGACGAGATCGGTAAGGTCCCCCGCGATAAGATCCGCACGGTCGAGGATGGCCTGCGCGCCATCGAGACCCGCCTGCGCAAGATGGACGACGAATTCTGGGCCAAGAACAACCCGGAGACCAAGGCCCGCACCGAGGGTCTTGCCGGTCAGCTCAACGAGGCCATCGCCAAGCTTGAGAGCGAGCTTGCCGCGGCCCAGGCCACCGGCGATGCCAAGAAGATCGCCAAGGCCACCGAGGCCCTTGAGGCCCGCAAGGCGTGGTTGAACGTTCTCGGATAG